From one Eucalyptus grandis isolate ANBG69807.140 chromosome 9, ASM1654582v1, whole genome shotgun sequence genomic stretch:
- the LOC104419404 gene encoding lamin-like protein has protein sequence MGRVATLVGVAVALSLTTALVLPEVAAVRYMVGAGLGNGWTQGLNYTNWTRDKHFYNGDWLFFVYDRNQLSVLEVNETNYESCNSDHPLVNWTRGAGRDVVPLNVTRPYYFVSGNGFCFGGAKLAVKVENPPPPPVASPEKSGSPASFYHGRLVLPAVFAVGAMWDAFLRFC, from the exons atggggcgGGTGGCGACGCTGGTGGGGGTGGCGGTGGCGCTGTCGCTGACGACGGCGCTGGTGCTGCCGGAGGTGGCTGCGGTGAGGTACATGGTAGGGGCAGGCCTGGGCAACGGATGGACCCAAGGCCTCAACTACACTAACTGGACTCGAGACAAGCATTTCTACAATGGCGACTGGCTCt TCTTTGTCTACGATAGGAACCAGTTGAGCGTGCTCGAGGTGAACGAGACGAACTACGAGTCATGCAACTCCGATCACCCGTTGGTGAACTGGACCAGAGGAGCAGGGAGGGACGTCGTCCCACTGAACGTCACGAGGCCTTACTACTTCGTCAGCGGCAACGGATTTTGCTTCGGCGGAGCCAAGCTCGCCGTCAAGGTAGAGAACCCACCGCCCCCTCCCGTGGCCTCCCCAGAGAAGAGTGGATCCCCAGCATCCTTTTACCACGGGCGGTTGGTCCTACCAGCGGTCTTCGCAGTCGGCGCCATGTGGGATGCGTTCCTCCGGTTCTGCTAG